The DNA region TCATAATGAATTTGTTGAAACACCAAAGCCAAAAGTAATCGTACAAATAATCGTATTGATGTTTGTTAAAAATTTTAATAATAGTGAATTAACATTCCATTATATTATTTTTTGAATAATCACTATTATCAGTTATATATCCTAACATAAGTAAAATTGTTAAAACGATACAAAAATAAATTATCTAAATTATTCATAATTTTATCCTAAAGGTTATTAAGTTTTTCAACACGAAGCGCATGACGACCAGCATCAAAAGTACTATTTAAAAACATATCAACAATTCAAATTGCATTTTGATTTGCAATAATTCTAGCACCCAATGCCAAAACATTAGCATTATTATGTTCGCGCGCTAATTTTGCTAGCATTGTTTCATTGCACAATGCTGCTCTAATTCCTTTTACTTTATTTGCCGCAATTGAAATTCCAATTCCTGTTCCACAAATTATAATTCCAATACTATTTTTTTCTTTAATTACGCGTTCACCAACAGCTTGACCAATATCAGGATAATCAACTACCTCAATACTATCTATACCTAAATTAATAATTTCATATTTTTGTGCAATTAAATGTTTAACAATTGCATTTTTCATTTCAATACCTATATGATCATTCCCAATCACAATTTTCATTCTTATTGTTCTCCTTTTCCTACAATTTAACTATAACATACTGGTTTTTTAAATAAAAAAAATTAATTCCTTGTAATAATATCCAATAATTTTTCAGGACTCATTGGC from Spiroplasma kunkelii CR2-3x includes:
- the rpiB gene encoding ribose 5-phosphate isomerase B produces the protein MKIVIGNDHIGIEMKNAIVKHLIAQKYEIINLGIDSIEVVDYPDIGQAVGERVIKEKNSIGIIICGTGIGISIAANKVKGIRAALCNETMLAKLAREHNNANVLALGARIIANQNAIWIVDMFLNSTFDAGRHALRVEKLNNL